A section of the Macadamia integrifolia cultivar HAES 741 chromosome 9, SCU_Mint_v3, whole genome shotgun sequence genome encodes:
- the LOC122089733 gene encoding probable glucan 1,3-beta-glucosidase A, whose product MRYEKNKMRVVIGPCCPTIFAPKEDFGLHHSNSFWILKGFRLPVGLVSCNGYANHPSLLGIELLNEPSASRVPLDVLISYYSKGYQIVQKYSSSAYVIICQRIGNADPLELYQANIGFSNIVVDLHYYNLFDTFFVNMSAADNIEYILKSRQTQLQVLNKANGPLVFIGEWVNEWTVTNGSQVDYQDFGRSQLEVYDTASFGWAYWTLKNYRKHWDFEWNINNNYLQLGESSKQKISSGAWLLALAYWCLNLDYIL is encoded by the exons atgagaTATGAGAAAAACAAGATGAGAGTCGTTATTGGACCATGTTGCCCCACCATCTTTGCTCCGAAAG aagattttggtCTTCATCACTCAAATTCATTCTGGATTCTCAAGGGTTTCAGACTTCCTGTTGGACTTGTTAGTTGCAATGG GTATGCAAACCATCCTTCCCTTTTAGGGATTGAACTTTTGAATGAGCCCTCTGCCTCCAGAGTTCCACTGGATGTCTTAATTTCATACTATTCAAAGGGGTACCAAATTGTGCAGAAATATTCATCCTCCGCTTATGTGATTATTTGCCAGCGAATCGGCAATGCAGATCCATTGGAGCTGTATCAAGCCAATATTGGGTTCTCAAACATTGTGGTCGATTTGCATTATTACAACCTCTTTGACACATTTTTCGTTAATATGAGTGCTGCCGATAACATTGAGTACATACTCAAGAGTAGGCAAACACAACTTCAGGTCCTGAACAAAGCAAATGGTCCATTAGTATTTATTG GGGAATGGGTGAATGAATGGACCGTGACAAATGGTTCTCAAGTGGACTATCAAGATTTTGGAAGATCCCAGTTAGAGGTTTATGATACAGCCTCCTTTGGATGGGCATATTGGACACTCAAGAATTACAGAAAACACTGGGATTTTGAATGGAACATCAATAACAACTATCTCCAATTAG GTGAGTCATCAAAGCAGAAAATTTCAAGTGGTGCTTGGTTGCTTGCATTGGCATATTGGTGTCTTAATTTGGATTACATATTATGA